ACCGCCACGCGTCCCTTGCGCATGATGCCGGCCTTCTCGGTCGCAATCTGTTCGCGCGAGTTGCCGAGCCAGTCCTCGTGATCGAGACCGATGGCGGCGATCAGGGCGACATCGGCGTCGACGATGTTGACCGCGTCGAGACGACCGCCGAGTCCGACTTCGAGCACCACCACGTCGAGACCAGCCTCGGCGAATATGCACAGCGCGGCCAGCGTGCCGAACTCGAAATAGGTCAGCGCCACCGACTGGCGCGCCGCCTCGATGCGGGCGAAGGCAGCGCTGATGCGCGCGTCGTCGACCGCCACGCCGTCGATGCGGATGCGCTCGTTGTAACGCAACAAATGCGGCGAGGTGTAGGCGCCGACCCGGTAGCCGGCGCCGCGCCAGATGTTGGACAGCAGAGCCACGCTGGAGCCCTTGCCGTTGGTGCCGGCCACCGTCACCACCACCGGCGCGGGGCGCGACAGTTCGAGACGGGCCGCGACTTCGATGCAACGTTCGAGGCCGAGATCGATGTGCTCTCCGCGCGCCGCTTCCAGCCACGCCAGCCACTCGGCGAGTGGCGCGGTCGCGGCCGGCGTCATGGCGGACAGAACGTCGCTCCCGCGCGCAACCATCAGGCGCGGGCAGGCGCCGGCGCCGGCGTGCGTTCAGCGCTGGGCGCGGGTGGGGCGGGCGGCGGCTGATGGGTCATGATGGCGAGCATCGAGGCGATGGTATGACGCATCTCGCGACGGTCGACGATGACATCGACGGTGCCATGCTCGAGCAGGAATTCGCTGCGCTGAAAGCCTTCCGGCAACACCTGTCGCACGGTCTGCTCGATGACACGCGGGCCGGCGAAGCCGATGAGGGCATTGGGCTCGGCGATGATCACGTCGCCGAGCATGGCGAGACTGGCCGACACGCCGCCGGTGGTCGGGTCGGTCAGCACCACGATGTACGGCAGGTGCGCTTCGCGCATTTCGGCGATGGCGGCCGAGGTCTTGGCCATCTGCATGAGCGAAGTCAGGGCTTCCTGCATGCGTGCGCCGCCGCTGGCGGTGAAGCACACGTAGGGCAGGCGCGCATCGAGACAGCGGCGCACGCCGCGCACGAACTTCTCGCCGACCACCGAGCCCATCGAGCCGGCCATGA
The nucleotide sequence above comes from Pseudomonadota bacterium. Encoded proteins:
- a CDS encoding acetyl-CoA carboxylase carboxyltransferase subunit beta encodes the protein MSWFKRLLPASIRTEGTVKRSIPEGLWTSCPECKAVLYRAELERNFDVCVKCDHHLRLTARRRLMRFLDNDGPKELATGVAPLDFLKFKDSKRYKDRLTAAQKETGESDALVVMEGRVEGIALVAACFDFQFMAGSMGSVVGEKFVRGVRRCLDARLPYVCFTASGGARMQEALTSLMQMAKTSAAIAEMREAHLPYIVVLTDPTTGGVSASLAMLGDVIIAEPNALIGFAGPRVIEQTVRQVLPEGFQRSEFLLEHGTVDVIVDRREMRHTIASMLAIMTHQPPPAPPAPSAERTPAPAPARA